A window of Gemmatimonadaceae bacterium contains these coding sequences:
- a CDS encoding GntR family transcriptional regulator has protein sequence MAIDPGAATPLYQQVALDIRGKIMSGEMPVGTQLPPHRELAVSYGVSIMTINKALSGLVSEGVLHSRVGRGTFVAVRPAPSEGSPAREMLGFVLRDLSSPFFSLVAHAAQQRADALGYGLLFSSSSNRLDREEEQIRRFRDLGASGLIIVSMARTYRINEPIQALHDAGYPYVMVSYTEGDDVPWIGMDLDNAGYLATQHLLAMGRRRIGYIGDRIGSIMCELRGRGYRRALEQSGLPVDPALEFDYPFEGEWNDYRSGYAVGERIAGLADPPDAMFVFNDLGALGFQDALLDRGINVPDDIAVVGLDDIELAGRARVPLTTVRQPVDRIGALAVDYVLARLRGEQPPNRQILPPQLIVRRSSGAAAEESTEAVADNSTADELTGPQAIVAGHA, from the coding sequence TTGGCCATCGACCCCGGAGCGGCGACTCCGCTCTACCAGCAAGTCGCCCTCGACATCCGAGGGAAAATCATGTCCGGGGAAATGCCCGTCGGCACTCAGCTGCCGCCGCACCGCGAGCTCGCCGTGAGCTACGGCGTCTCCATCATGACCATCAACAAGGCACTCTCAGGTCTCGTCAGCGAAGGAGTGCTTCATAGCCGAGTGGGACGCGGAACTTTCGTCGCGGTTCGCCCTGCGCCAAGCGAAGGCAGCCCAGCCCGCGAAATGCTCGGCTTCGTTCTTCGTGATCTGAGCAGTCCTTTCTTTTCGCTCGTAGCACATGCCGCCCAGCAACGCGCGGATGCCCTCGGCTACGGTTTGCTCTTTTCTTCGAGCTCGAACCGACTCGACCGCGAAGAGGAACAGATTCGCCGTTTCCGCGACCTCGGCGCGAGCGGCCTCATCATCGTCTCGATGGCCCGCACCTATCGGATCAACGAGCCGATTCAGGCGCTGCACGACGCCGGATACCCGTACGTCATGGTCTCGTACACCGAGGGCGACGACGTACCGTGGATCGGAATGGATCTCGACAACGCCGGGTATCTCGCCACCCAGCATCTGCTCGCGATGGGACGCCGCCGTATCGGCTACATCGGCGACAGAATCGGAAGCATCATGTGCGAGCTCCGCGGGCGCGGGTACCGGCGCGCACTCGAGCAGAGCGGACTGCCGGTGGATCCCGCGCTCGAGTTCGACTACCCGTTCGAGGGCGAGTGGAACGATTACCGGTCGGGTTACGCTGTCGGAGAGCGAATCGCCGGCCTCGCTGACCCGCCTGATGCGATGTTCGTCTTCAATGACCTCGGAGCGCTCGGATTTCAGGATGCGCTTCTCGATCGTGGAATCAATGTTCCCGATGACATCGCTGTCGTTGGACTCGACGACATCGAGCTCGCCGGTCGCGCCCGTGTTCCGTTGACGACTGTTCGCCAGCCTGTCGACCGCATTGGCGCACTGGCCGTCGACTACGTCCTTGCGCGACTTCGCGGCGAGCAGCCTCCGAACAGACAGATTCTGCCGCCTCAGCTCATCGTGCGTCGCTCTTCTGGTGCTGCTGCCGAGGAATCGACCGAAGCTGTCGCCGACAACTCCACCGCGGATGAACTAACCGGTCCGCAAGCAATCGTCGCAGGTCACGCATGA
- a CDS encoding TonB-dependent receptor, with translation MWAKRVCLAAALFLASSAVAQAQTGRIAGAVVDSQTTQPVTGARISVVGTSLITASDADGRFSIGGVPAGPQQIRVTRIGYAPVLRTVDVGSGATATLNVTMRSQAVQLNPVVSIGYGMQRLSDVTGSVATVNTAVLEKTPIATIDQMLQGTSPGVQVTTASSEPGGAISIRIRGASSITGNSEPLYVIDGFPIENDIAGSAVGNAGRDRTTPPNPLVTINPSDIESISILKDASATAIYGARGANGVVIITTKQGRGSKPQFTIESYAGAARLARKYDLLDSEGFMLYANEYYKNSSQPFVPFPDTTISRILASGINTDWQDEIFRTGPVSNLQFSVRGATSTNQSTRYALSLGRYVQDGIVVGSGLQRLSSRLNLTQDFGRVQLSGSVSASQARSKSTPTAGQQNSNAGAVSGALQYVPILPVFRPDGTYTLLNPDLNVYGSQLNAAPAPNPVSLAREVSDSLGDTRMLGNFAADIGLMKDLKFRVSLGADYANRYRHTYYPRTTLRGSSVGGEAIRADGTTYSWVNENTLTWDKRFGSQALTLLGGYSRQRTDANGDNESNTNFVSDITSYFDIGSGTREGGPSVGSRQSTQTLESYLTRLNYSLLDRYLLTLTYRNDGSSRFASGKKRGGFPSMAIAWRASEEPFLSSHGIIDELKFRMSVGTVGNPSIRPYQSLARLNDQAYSFNGSPASGYYPISVANPDLTWESTHQFDAGFDLGLAQRMNLTVDYYRKKTTDLLLQIDLPLESGFESALANRGSVENKGIEVGLEADVLRGGNDGLRWRTNINFAKNRNKVLNLGGPDRLFADLLTTDYNFPGTTIQVGQPIGEFYGFKALGVIPDQAAADAITYKNFTVTAFKPGDMLLADLDGDGVITAKDRTNIGDPTPDFNYGFSNTFTWRRFELSGLLQGSHGGKILNVNRIRTEAEPRANISRDRWEGRWTPENPNAKYPRVGANPNTVGPNNFSSNLLEDGSYLRLRTVTLSYGAPAWLFGARLYITGTNLVTWTDYTGFDPDVSGQSVGNTNRGIDIGAYPLAKTIIAGLNINY, from the coding sequence ATGTGGGCAAAACGTGTTTGCCTCGCCGCGGCGCTTTTTCTCGCCAGCTCAGCCGTCGCACAGGCTCAGACCGGCAGAATTGCGGGCGCGGTCGTTGACAGCCAGACAACTCAGCCGGTCACAGGAGCGCGGATCAGCGTCGTCGGAACTTCGCTCATAACCGCAAGCGATGCCGATGGCAGGTTCAGCATTGGTGGAGTTCCTGCGGGCCCGCAACAGATTCGCGTAACTCGCATCGGCTACGCTCCGGTGCTGAGAACGGTTGACGTCGGCTCGGGCGCCACCGCGACTCTCAACGTGACAATGAGATCGCAAGCCGTGCAGCTCAATCCCGTTGTCTCCATTGGATACGGCATGCAGCGGCTGAGCGACGTCACCGGATCAGTGGCCACCGTGAACACTGCGGTGCTCGAGAAAACCCCGATCGCGACAATCGATCAGATGCTGCAGGGAACTTCGCCGGGCGTTCAGGTGACCACCGCGTCGAGTGAGCCGGGAGGCGCGATTTCAATCCGCATCCGCGGCGCGTCGTCCATCACCGGCAACTCCGAGCCTCTCTATGTCATCGACGGATTTCCCATCGAGAATGACATCGCAGGCTCTGCAGTTGGTAATGCAGGACGCGATCGCACAACTCCGCCCAATCCTCTGGTGACGATCAACCCGAGCGATATCGAATCCATCAGCATCCTGAAGGACGCCTCGGCTACCGCCATTTACGGTGCGCGGGGCGCCAACGGCGTGGTCATCATCACCACGAAGCAGGGACGCGGATCGAAGCCGCAGTTCACCATCGAGTCGTACGCTGGTGCTGCAAGACTGGCCAGGAAGTACGACCTCCTGGATTCGGAAGGCTTCATGCTGTACGCGAACGAGTACTACAAGAACTCCAGTCAGCCGTTCGTTCCGTTCCCCGACACGACGATATCGCGCATTCTCGCCAGTGGAATCAACACGGATTGGCAGGACGAGATTTTCCGCACTGGCCCGGTCAGCAATCTGCAATTCTCCGTTCGGGGCGCCACGAGTACAAACCAGTCGACGAGATACGCGCTGTCGCTCGGCCGGTACGTTCAGGATGGAATCGTCGTCGGCTCCGGACTGCAGCGTCTGTCGAGCAGGCTCAACCTGACGCAGGATTTCGGACGCGTTCAGCTCTCCGGTTCCGTGAGTGCGAGTCAGGCGCGAAGCAAGTCAACGCCTACTGCCGGCCAGCAGAACAGCAATGCCGGAGCAGTGAGCGGCGCGCTTCAGTACGTACCGATTCTTCCGGTTTTCAGGCCGGACGGCACGTACACACTTCTCAATCCCGATCTCAATGTGTACGGCTCGCAGCTCAATGCGGCTCCGGCACCCAATCCCGTCTCTCTCGCACGGGAAGTAAGCGACAGCCTGGGCGACACGCGCATGCTCGGCAACTTCGCTGCCGACATCGGGCTCATGAAGGATCTCAAGTTCCGAGTAAGCCTGGGCGCGGACTACGCCAATCGTTACCGCCACACCTACTATCCCCGGACGACACTTCGCGGCTCCTCAGTCGGTGGGGAGGCAATACGCGCCGACGGGACGACGTATTCCTGGGTCAACGAGAACACACTCACCTGGGACAAACGGTTTGGATCGCAGGCTCTGACGCTCCTTGGCGGATACAGCCGCCAGCGTACGGACGCGAACGGAGACAACGAGTCCAACACCAACTTTGTCAGCGACATTACCAGCTACTTCGACATCGGCTCGGGCACGAGAGAAGGTGGACCCAGCGTCGGTTCGCGGCAATCAACGCAAACGCTGGAGTCGTATCTCACCCGCCTCAACTATTCGCTGCTCGATCGCTATTTGTTGACGCTCACGTATCGAAACGATGGATCGTCCCGCTTCGCATCAGGCAAGAAGCGCGGCGGATTCCCGTCGATGGCAATTGCATGGCGCGCTTCCGAAGAGCCGTTCCTCAGCTCGCATGGAATTATCGACGAGCTCAAGTTCAGAATGTCGGTCGGCACGGTCGGCAATCCGTCGATTCGCCCGTATCAGTCGCTCGCGCGTCTTAACGACCAGGCGTACAGCTTCAACGGCTCGCCGGCATCCGGCTACTATCCAATATCGGTGGCCAATCCCGACCTGACGTGGGAATCGACACATCAGTTCGATGCAGGCTTCGATCTGGGGCTCGCGCAGCGCATGAACCTCACAGTCGATTACTACAGGAAGAAGACGACAGACCTGCTTCTTCAGATCGACCTGCCGCTCGAGTCAGGTTTCGAGAGCGCTCTCGCCAATCGCGGGTCGGTGGAGAACAAGGGAATCGAGGTCGGTCTGGAGGCCGATGTCCTTCGGGGAGGCAATGACGGTCTGCGCTGGCGCACGAACATCAACTTTGCGAAGAACCGCAACAAAGTGCTCAACCTCGGCGGCCCCGACAGGCTGTTCGCCGATCTCCTGACCACCGACTACAACTTCCCAGGCACGACGATTCAAGTCGGACAGCCGATAGGCGAGTTCTACGGTTTCAAGGCACTCGGCGTAATCCCGGATCAGGCTGCAGCTGACGCAATCACTTACAAGAACTTCACCGTCACTGCGTTCAAGCCCGGTGACATGCTCCTCGCGGATCTGGATGGAGACGGAGTGATCACCGCAAAAGATCGCACCAACATCGGCGATCCCACCCCTGACTTCAATTACGGATTCAGCAACACATTCACGTGGAGGCGTTTTGAGCTCTCCGGTCTGCTTCAGGGCTCGCACGGTGGAAAGATTCTCAACGTGAACCGCATACGCACCGAAGCGGAGCCACGTGCAAACATCTCGCGCGACCGTTGGGAGGGCCGGTGGACGCCTGAGAATCCCAACGCGAAGTATCCCCGCGTTGGAGCAAACCCGAACACAGTTGGACCGAACAACTTCTCTTCGAATCTGCTGGAAGACGGCTCGTATCTGCGCCTTCGCACGGTGACGCTCTCGTATGGTGCGCCGGCATGGCTTTTCGGTGCACGGCTGTACATCACCGGCACGAACCTCGTTACATGGACCGACTACACCGGGTTCGATCCAGACGTCAGCGGCCAATCGGTCGGCAACACCAACCGCGGCATCGACATCGGT
- a CDS encoding TonB-dependent receptor plug domain-containing protein, producing the protein MNVSPSPRLRLAVGLLVIALASEACASAGGRSTDTAERSASEGGQRLEDMFAGKFPGVDVYRVPTGGIKIRIRGASTVLGDTEPLYVIDGAKVQSGTGGLLFIDPGDILKIVVLKDIGSTAAYGSEGANGVILITTKNSR; encoded by the coding sequence ATGAACGTGTCGCCGTCTCCGCGTCTTCGCCTCGCCGTTGGACTCCTCGTGATCGCGCTTGCATCTGAGGCATGCGCGTCTGCTGGCGGGCGCTCAACCGATACTGCCGAGAGGTCTGCGTCTGAAGGAGGCCAGCGTCTCGAGGACATGTTCGCCGGAAAATTTCCGGGAGTGGATGTCTACCGTGTTCCGACGGGCGGAATCAAAATCCGGATCCGCGGCGCTTCGACCGTTCTTGGTGACACCGAGCCGCTCTATGTCATCGACGGGGCAAAGGTGCAGAGCGGGACCGGTGGACTGCTCTTCATCGATCCGGGCGACATCCTGAAAATCGTCGTTCTGAAAGACATTGGGTCGACGGCCGCGTACGGGTCGGAGGGTGCGAACGGCGTGATCCTCATCACGACAAAGAATTCGCGTTAG
- a CDS encoding pectinesterase family protein produces the protein MLRTIFALAVAGAFAAGNLFGQTRPASQQSLYSAVVDWRHTGRDGDSIAGTPHYRSLGTALSGLTANGGVRTVIFIRKGRYQEKLTVDRPCITLLGESRDSTVITYDAAADTPSPGGGRYGTRGSFTLRIVAPDFRAENVTIENAFDYAANAAKPDSDSTKFRNPQAVALMTDLGSDRATFVNVQILGHQDTMFANSGRHYFHRCYIAGHVDFIFGAGQAVFEDCDIVSLDRESKTNNGYITAASTSSAQPFGFLFLRSRLRKERPAMAAGSVTLGRPWHPFADRDAVGAVAFIDTWMDDHIGARGWDRMSAIDSTGARRWYGPESARFFEHGSRGPGAVRSASRRNLARAELARYSPANILRGWMPTIDRK, from the coding sequence GTGCTTCGAACAATCTTTGCGCTCGCGGTCGCTGGCGCTTTTGCGGCGGGGAATCTGTTCGGCCAGACTCGTCCGGCGTCGCAGCAGTCACTGTATTCTGCCGTAGTCGATTGGCGACACACGGGACGTGACGGTGACTCAATTGCGGGCACTCCCCACTATCGGTCCCTCGGCACCGCCTTGAGCGGATTGACGGCCAACGGCGGTGTCCGAACTGTGATTTTCATACGCAAAGGACGCTATCAAGAAAAGCTCACCGTCGACCGGCCGTGCATAACGCTGCTCGGAGAGAGCAGAGACTCGACGGTCATCACGTACGACGCGGCCGCCGACACACCTTCTCCCGGCGGCGGCAGATACGGAACGCGCGGAAGCTTTACACTTCGGATCGTCGCGCCGGATTTCCGCGCCGAGAACGTCACGATCGAAAATGCGTTCGATTATGCGGCGAACGCGGCAAAACCTGATTCGGATTCCACGAAATTCCGGAATCCGCAGGCGGTGGCGCTGATGACCGACCTCGGTAGCGATCGCGCAACGTTTGTGAATGTTCAGATCCTCGGGCACCAGGATACGATGTTCGCGAACTCGGGGCGCCACTATTTCCATCGGTGCTACATCGCCGGCCATGTGGATTTCATATTCGGCGCTGGTCAGGCTGTATTCGAGGATTGTGACATCGTGTCGCTCGACAGGGAAAGTAAAACGAACAACGGATATATCACGGCGGCGAGCACGAGCTCGGCTCAACCGTTCGGATTTCTTTTTCTGCGCAGTCGTCTCCGCAAGGAGCGGCCGGCTATGGCGGCAGGATCAGTGACGCTGGGCAGGCCGTGGCATCCGTTCGCGGATCGCGACGCGGTCGGCGCCGTCGCGTTCATCGACACATGGATGGATGACCACATCGGCGCCAGAGGGTGGGACCGGATGTCGGCGATCGATTCGACCGGTGCGCGGAGATGGTACGGGCCGGAGAGTGCGAGATTCTTTGAGCACGGATCGAGAGGGCCAGGCGCTGTGCGTAGCGCGAGTCGACGAAATCTTGCTCGAGCTGAGCTTGCGCGGTACTCACCTGCGAACATACTTCGAGGGTGGATGCCAACAATCGACCGAAAGTAG
- the kduI gene encoding 5-dehydro-4-deoxy-D-glucuronate isomerase — protein MRYFPTSSQAKALGTDELRAAFLVTDLFKPDELTLHMTDLDRAVVGGAMPVSGSVDLTTPKALRAEYFTERRELGVLNIGGNGSVTVAGETHSLSARDGVYIGRGSRDVSFASDDSSRPARFYLISYPAHASFPTTLVRAADAAANELGSAERANRRRIARYIHAEGVRSAQLVMGVTVLESGSVWNTMPPHTHSRRSEIYLYFDVPSDAAVVHLMGEPSEIRALFVRDGEAALSPGWSIHAGCGTSSYAFCWAMGGENQDYADMDPVSVETLR, from the coding sequence ATGAGATACTTTCCGACCTCCAGTCAGGCGAAGGCCCTTGGCACGGACGAGCTGCGCGCCGCGTTCCTTGTCACCGACCTCTTCAAGCCCGATGAGCTCACGCTTCACATGACGGACCTCGACCGCGCAGTAGTTGGCGGAGCGATGCCCGTGAGCGGTTCCGTGGATCTGACGACGCCAAAAGCTCTCCGAGCAGAGTATTTCACCGAGCGCCGCGAGCTCGGTGTTCTCAACATCGGGGGGAACGGCTCAGTGACAGTTGCGGGTGAGACGCATTCGCTTTCGGCCCGCGACGGTGTCTACATCGGACGCGGCAGTCGCGATGTCTCGTTCGCGAGCGATGACTCCTCGCGCCCGGCGCGCTTCTATCTCATCAGCTATCCCGCGCATGCGTCATTTCCGACAACGCTCGTGCGCGCCGCCGATGCCGCGGCGAACGAGCTCGGCTCGGCGGAGCGCGCGAATCGGCGGCGAATTGCGCGGTACATTCACGCTGAGGGCGTTCGCAGTGCACAACTGGTGATGGGAGTAACTGTGCTCGAGTCGGGTAGCGTATGGAACACCATGCCTCCGCATACACATTCGCGCCGAAGTGAGATTTATCTGTACTTCGATGTTCCTTCCGACGCAGCTGTCGTGCATCTGATGGGCGAGCCCTCCGAGATTCGCGCTCTGTTCGTGCGCGACGGAGAGGCAGCGCTGTCTCCAGGATGGTCCATTCATGCGGGGTGCGGCACGAGCAGTTACGCGTTCTGCTGGGCGATGGGCGGAGAGAATCAGGATTACGCCGACATGGATCCGGTTTCGGTGGAGACGTTGCGCTGA
- a CDS encoding DUF4861 domain-containing protein — protein sequence MRTILGVVMTFVLAAPAQSQTGVRAPRLAVRAENTLAIARTDETVSAPWSSVTAALRDARAGGVRVLDDNGAEVVSQVVDNDGDGKSDELIFQSNFWPREVQQFSVEAAAPKAGPKSRVFVRHDEPRDDIAWESDRIAFRIYGEGLKKTSSAMSSNGIDVWPKSVHALVVEKWYGKGHDAYHIDTGEGADFFDVGETLGAGGTGLWRNDSLFRADNFKAYKIIANGPVRAIFELRYDPWKAPGISVSETKRVSIDAGQNLYRAESIFRSAEAAEIPYAIGLVKRPGMRGTESRDSTWAWLSGWGPVAPKNGGHGELGTAVLIPRDRLMDWKETGNHYLAIGRARSGVAVVHYIGAGWTASGDFPTPQSWWAYLDTFAARLATPIKVTTTTR from the coding sequence ATGCGAACAATACTCGGCGTGGTAATGACCTTCGTGCTCGCTGCTCCCGCGCAGAGTCAAACCGGAGTCCGCGCTCCTCGACTAGCCGTCCGCGCCGAGAATACGCTCGCGATCGCGCGCACGGACGAGACGGTTTCGGCGCCGTGGTCAAGCGTCACGGCAGCGCTTCGCGATGCACGCGCCGGTGGCGTTCGAGTGCTCGACGACAATGGCGCCGAGGTTGTGTCACAGGTTGTCGACAACGACGGCGACGGGAAATCCGACGAGCTCATCTTTCAGTCGAATTTCTGGCCGCGCGAGGTGCAGCAATTCTCCGTCGAGGCGGCGGCGCCGAAAGCCGGGCCAAAGTCGCGAGTTTTCGTCCGCCACGACGAGCCGCGCGACGACATCGCGTGGGAGAGCGATCGGATCGCGTTCAGGATTTACGGAGAAGGGCTCAAGAAGACTTCATCCGCAATGTCGAGCAACGGCATCGACGTCTGGCCGAAGAGTGTGCATGCGCTGGTTGTCGAGAAGTGGTACGGAAAAGGACACGACGCCTATCACATCGACACCGGCGAGGGGGCCGACTTCTTCGACGTCGGAGAGACCCTTGGCGCCGGTGGTACGGGCCTCTGGCGGAATGACTCGCTTTTCCGCGCCGACAATTTCAAAGCGTACAAGATCATCGCCAATGGTCCAGTGAGAGCCATCTTCGAGCTGCGCTACGATCCGTGGAAAGCACCGGGCATCTCCGTGTCGGAAACGAAGCGCGTGTCGATCGACGCCGGGCAGAATCTCTATCGCGCGGAAAGCATTTTCCGAAGCGCTGAGGCGGCGGAGATCCCTTATGCCATCGGTCTCGTGAAGCGGCCGGGGATGCGAGGAACCGAGAGCCGAGACTCGACATGGGCGTGGCTCAGCGGCTGGGGACCGGTCGCCCCAAAAAACGGTGGGCACGGCGAGCTCGGCACGGCTGTTCTCATTCCTCGAGACCGTTTGATGGACTGGAAAGAAACCGGCAATCACTACCTCGCAATCGGCCGAGCTCGTTCGGGTGTTGCTGTCGTCCACTACATCGGCGCCGGATGGACAGCCAGTGGCGATTTCCCCACTCCTCAATCGTGGTGGGCATATCTCGACACTTTCGCAGCGCGACTCGCGACTCCGATCAAAGTTACGACTACCACCCGCTGA